Below is a window of Pedobacter africanus DNA.
TACCTGGACCATCTTAACCTGTTGCCGATTCCCGGCGAAGCATTTTTTTATCCTGATTTTTTTAAGGAAGCAGAAAGCAATACTTATTTCAGCTTTCTCAGCAGCATTGTAAAACGGGAAGCCAAACTGTCAATGTTTTTTGAGCAGGCCGGCGAGCCCTGGCCCGATCAGCTGCTGCAGATCAGGGACAATATAGCAAGGGCTTTTGAGGTGGAGTTCAATACCTGTCAGCTGAATTACTACCGTGATGGTAAAGATAGCATGGACTGGCACCGTGATAACCAGAAGGAGCTGGGCAGGTACCCTTTTATTGCTTCCGTAAGCTTTGGTGCCCCCAGGATATTTCAGTTCCGGCATTATACGGAAAAAATACCCATTATATCAGTTGACCTGACCCATGGTAGTCTGCTCATCATGAAAGCAGAAACCCAGCACCTCTGGGAGCACAGGCTCCCTAAAACTATTGTACCTGCAGGTCCGCGCATTAACCTTACCTTCAGGTTAATTGTTAAATAGCAGTATTGTTGGTTTTAAGTCAGAAAACCAGATATAGTTTCCGGACTTGGGTTTATGTGTTATTTTTGTTAACACCGTTAACTTAAATGTATGGCCTATGGGAATCGCAGAACGAAAAATCAGACAGAAAGAAGAATTCAGGGCAAGTATTCTTGAAGCCGCCTGGCTTCAGGTGTTGACGGACGGTTGGCAATCGCTTTCGATCCGCAAAATTGCAGATGCCATCGAATACAGCATACCCGTAATTTACAATCATTTCGAAAACAAGGAAGCCATTTTATTGGAATTTACAAAAGAAGGCTTTCAAAAGCTGGCAGATGCATTGCTGGAAGTGAAGCAGCAGCATACGGATCCCTCTGTACAGCTGGAAGCCATTGCCAATGCTTACTGGGATTTTGCTTTTGATCACAAAGAATATTATCAGCTGATGTTTGGGCTTGGGATTCCGGCATGCGACCGGGTAAACCAGATTGTTGAAATGAAACAAATGACTACCGTGATGATCTCTACCATTCAGGAGGCCATTGCCCTGAGTGCCCATAAAGAAGCTGATGTATTTTTGAAATACCATACTTACTTCTCCATTTTACATGGACTGGTATCCATACAAATGATAGAGAAAGACGGGAAACCGGGAGCGGAGCACCGCAGGATTTTACAGGATGCCGTGTCGGGCTTTATCAAATCACTGACCAGCTAATCAATTGCTATTTTTTATTATATTTAATTTACCTGGAACAAATTTATGAGAAGACTATTCAACACCAATTTTAACCACGAAGGCATACACTTTATGCTGCTTGTTTTACGTGTAGGTATTGCCTCTTTTATGATGGTACACGGCTATCAGAAATTGGGCTGGCTTACCGCAGGCGGCGAAATACAATTTGGCGACCCTATAGGCATTGGTGCCCCGGCATCATTGGTACTGACGGTATTTGCCGAGTTTTTCTGTTCTGTTCTTATTTTATTGGGTTTAGGAACAAGATTGGCAGTGATTCCATTGATCATAACGATGCTGGTTGCGGTGTTTATTGTCCACTCGCCTGATGGTTTCGACAAAAAAGAACTGGGACTGCATTATTTGCTGGTATACCTGTTTTTATGGGTTGCCGGAAGCGGAAAATATAGTGTTGATCAGCTGATCAGTAAAAGCTTAAATAGCCGTAAGCGCTAAACGGGCATTAAATTTGATAGGTTCTTGTTATGAAGAAAATATTTTTGTTGTGCCTTACGGCCATTGTGATTCAGAGTTGTGGTTTAAACAGGCAAACGCAACAAATTAAAGCCCTTGAAAAGTGTACTTACCGGATTACTTCGGCCGATCAGATTACCCTTGGCGGGGCCGATGTGAAGAAGATGATTGGCAACGGGGATGTGAACCTGGGTAGTTTGCCTGCCCTTGCATTAGGGTTGCTGAGAAAAGATGTGCCTTTGAGGGCGCGTTTAAATCTTGAGGTTAAAAACCCGACGGGTACCGATGCTGCTATCAACGAATTCGAATATAAAATATTGATCAACCGGCAGGAACTGGCAACGGGCTTTGTAAATCAGGCTTTAAACGTTGCCGCCGGTCAGGCTTCTACCGTACCCGTAGATATGGAAGTGAACGTTTACCCTTTTATTTCCAACAGCAAGGTAATGGGCGAGATCAGTGATTTCCTGAAAAGCAGCAAAGGCGGGCCTGAAAAGAAGGGGATATTGACCTTAAAAATCAGACCGAGCATTAAAGTAGGGAATTCTTTGGTGAAATATCCTGGCTTCATTACCATCGATAAGGAAGTAAGCAGTAAAATTCTCCTATAAAAACTGTCGTATTTTGACAGTATTGTTACGCGCTAATTATTTATTTGAAAAACAGATTGATGTTTTTTAGTTAATTTCGAAACATCGGGGTAGATAAAAGCCCTCGTAAAATCTGTATATGAAGTTTCGCTTATACCTGCTTGTTGTAACAGCAGTTGTACCTTTTATGGCTAAGGCCCAGCTCATGCAGCAATTGAATGCTGCTGAAATTAAAGAAGGCCTGGAGGCATTAAATGTTACCGGTAGTGTACTGTATGTTGCTGCACACCCCGACGACGAAAATACCCGTTTACTGGGTTATCTGGCCAAGGAAAAGAAAGTAAGGACGGGTTATTTGTCGCTGACAAGAGGAGATGGCGGACAAAACCTGATTGGAAATGAGCAGGCCGAGCTGCTTGGCCTGATCCGGACCCAGGAACTGCTTGCCGCCCGCAGAACGGATGGTGCAGAACAGTTTTTTACCAGGGCCAACGATTTTGGTTTTTCGAAGAACCCGGAAGAGAGCTTTAAGATCTGGGATAAGCAGAAGGTCCTTGCCGATGTGGTTTGGGTAATTCGCAAGTTTCAGCCCGACGTGATCATTACCCGCTTTCCTGAAGATGGAAGGGCGGGGCATGGGCACCATTCGGGTTCTGCCATACTGGCCCGTGAAGCCTTTACAGCGGCGGCCGATCCGAAGCAGTTTCCGGAGCAGCTTGCATTTGTAAAGCCATGGCAGGCCAGGCGAATCGTCTGGAATACCTTTAATTTTGGTGGGAACAATACCACTTCCGATGATCAGCTCAAGATCGATGTAGGTTTGTACAATCCCTTGCTGGGCAAAAGCTATGGCGAGATCGCTGCCGAAAGCAGGTCGAACCACAGGAGCCAGGGCTTTGGTGCTGCCAGACAGCGCGGTTCCTCTATAGAGTTTTTTACACCTGTGGCCGGCGAAAAAGCCAGCAGGGATATCTTTGAAGGTATAGATTTTTCTTTAAACAGGATGGCCGGCAGTGCTGCGGTACAGCAATTGCTGAATGAAATCAATACCGGATACAATGCTGCTGATCCTTCACAATCGGTTGCCAAGCTTTTAAAACTAAGGGAACTGGTAAAGGGTAAGCCTTTTAAACATGAGCTGTTGGATGATCTGATACTGGCCTGTGCCGGGATCTGGTTTGAAAGCGCTGCTGCAAACCCTTCTTATGCTTTAAATGAGCCTGTAAATGTAAAAGTACAGGGTATTGCCAGGGTAAAGGATGGCTTTCCTTTAGGCATTAGCCTGGAAGAAAGCAATACAGGTGCAAAATTTGAACTGGTGCCCAATAAATTCATATCGCAGGACAAGTCCCTTTCTACAAATAATGCGAAGCTTACCCAGCCTTACTGGTTGGAAAAACCACATCCCCTGGGCACTTTTGTGGTAGATTCCCTTTCCAAAATCGGCCTTGCCGAAAACGGTCCGGGCTTGAGCGCCGTGTTTAAAATTAGGATCGGGGACCAGGTGATGATCAAAAAACGCCCGGTAGTGTACAAGTATACGGATCAGGTGAGGGGCGAGGTTTACCAGCCGCTGGTGATTGCCCCGCCGGTTACTGCAACGCTGGCCGAAAAGGCATTTATTTTTAATGGCAATATGCCTAAAAAGATAACGGTCCAGCTGAAGGGCTTTAAAGAAAATGCTGCCGGATCGGTAATTCCCCAGCTGCCTTCGGGCTGGAAGGTTAGTCCGGAAAAAGCCGATTTTACACTGTCCAGAAAAGGAGAGGAGCAGCTGCTGGAGTTTACGGTTACGCCGGGAGGAAATACCGCCGGTGGCAGCCTGAGCCTGAATGTTAATGTTGATGGGGCAACCTATAAAAAGGGTTTACGCGTGATTGATTATGAGCATATCCCATTACAAACCCTTTTTCCTTTTGCTGAGGCGAGGGTAGATAAGGTGGATCTGAAGCTGGCAGGGAAACGGATTGGTTACATTACAGGTGCGGGTGATCTGGTGCCTGAAGCCTTAAAGCAGGTAGGTTATGAGGTGCTGAACCTTAATGAAAATCAGGTGATCAATACCGATCTTTCTGCTTTTGATGCCATAGTTACCGGGGTAAGGCTGTACAATGTGAACGACCAGATCAGGAGCATGCAGCCTAAGCTGATGAAGTATGTGGAGAACGGCGGAACATTGCTGGTTCAATACAATGTGAACAGCCCTTTAAAAATAGAAAATCTTGGGCCATACCCTTTCCGCTTGTCGCGGGACAGGGTTACAGAAGAGGACGCAAAGGTGGATATTTTAAAACCGGATAACCCGGTATTTAACTATCCGAATAAACTGACTGCAAAGGATTTTGAGGGCTGGATACAGGAACGCGGATTGTATTTTGTAACCGATGCCGATCCTAAATATACTGCTGTTTTGAGCATGAATGATGCCGGGGAAAGTGCTAAGACTGGTTCGCTGATCATTGCAGATTATGGTAAGGGCCGTTTTGTATATACCGGACTCTCGTTCTTCCGGCAGCTGCCGGCGGGCGTACCGGGGGCATACAGGCTGTTTGTAAACCTGATATCAGGCAAAAAATAACATGACAGAAGAGGAGCCAACAGACAAAGAAGCGCAGGAATTGCCGCCCTTCGTTAAAACATGGAGACAGTTTTACCGCCTGCTGATTGGCTGGCTGGTGTTCCTGATCTTAATTTTTTATGCCTTTACAAAGTATTTCGAATGAGTGTTTTAGACTGGTCGGTACTAACCCTTACCCTGGTGGTCATTGTCGTATACGGCATTTATAAAAGTCGCGGTGCCCATAACATTCAGGGCTACCTGCTGGGCAACCAGTCACTGCCCTGGTACCATGTATGCCTGTCGGTAATGGCTACCCAGGCCAGCGCAATTACTTTTCTATCTGCACCGGGGCTGGCCTATTCCTCGGGCATGAGCTTTGTACAGTTTTATTTCGGCCTGCCTTTGGCCATGATCGTGTTGTGCATCACCTTTGTGCCTATATTCCATCGTTTAAAGGTATACACCGCTTATGAATACCTGGAGCAGCGATTTGATTTGAAAACAAGGGCGCTGACGGCATTTTTATTTTTAGTGCAAAGGGGGCTTTCTACCGGGATTACCATTTATGCGCCATCCATTATTTTATCGACCATTTTAAACATCAATACCACCTATACTACGCTTTTTATGGGTGGGTTGGTGGTGTTTTACACGGTTTACGGAGGTACTAAGGCGGTTTCTTATACCCAAATGCTGCAAATGAGCATCATCTTTTGCGGTTTGTTTGCTGCCGGTGTAATGGTGGTATACTTGCTGCCCGCCGACATCGGTTTCAGCAAAGCCATTAGTATTGCTGGTAAAATGGGTCGCACCAATGCCATAGATTTTAAGCTGGACCTGAACAACCAGTATACGGTGTGGACAGGGCTGATAGGTGGCTTCTTTTTACAGCTGTCTTATTTTGGCACCGATCAGAGCCAGGTAGGCCGGTATTTATCGGGCGCCTCTGTGAGCGAAAGCCGCCTGGGCCTGCTGATGAACGGCCTGGTTAAAATACCGATGCAGTTCCTGATCTTGCTGATCGGTGTGCTGGTCTTTACTTTTTATCAGTATAACCGTCCGCCCATTTTTTTCAACAGCTTTGAACTGAATAAACTGGAAAAAAGCAGTTATGCCCCTGAGCTGAACAGGATTAAGGCCGATTATAAGCAGGCCTTTGACAATAAACAGGCCGAAGTAAACAAAATGAACGCTGCATTGGATGCGGACAACAAACAGCTTATTGACATGCAGCGGATTGCCCTGCAGGCTGCCGATGAAAAGGAAAAGTCGATCAGAAAAGAGGTGACGGACCTGATGCTCAAGAACGATGAACATGCCAACATCAAGGACAACAATTATATCTTTTTAAGTTTTGTGACCGAATACCTGCCCAAGGGTTTGATCGGTTTGCTGATCGCCATTATTTTCCTGGCTTCTATGGGTTCTACCGCCAGTGCTTTAAATTCACTGGCTTCTACTACGGTAATAGACATATATAAGCGCCTGATCAGGAAAGATGCATCTGATCACGAATACCTGCAGGTGTCGCGACTGGCAACAGTGTTCTGGGGGCTGATCTGTATTGTGATGGCTTTGTATGCCAGTAAGATTGGCAATTTGCTGGAAGCGGTGAACATACTGGGTTCTTATGTTTACGGAACCATTCTGGGGATTTTCCTGGTGGCGTTTTATGTAAAACAGGTTAATGGAAGGGCGGTGTTTATAGCAGCACTGATTACAGAGGCTATAGTAGTAGTGATGGGAAGAATGGAGCTTGTAGCTTATTTGTGGCTGAATGTGATTGGCTGTTTGCTGGTGGTGATCATCTCGCTGATTATTCAGCAGTTCTTGGGCTTTAAAGGCTTGTTACATAAAAAAGCCTGATATTGTTCACCTCGCCAAATCGTTTCTGAAGGAGAAACGATTTGCATGTCGGCTCACAACACCAGGTTTTTTCTGGGCAGGGGGGGCTTTATTTCTTGGCCTGGCTCATCAGCTCAGTGTGTAAGCGGATGTATTCCGGATTCTTAATTTCTGTTGCAATCTGCAGCCCTTCAGTAGCAGTTTTAAGTGCTCCCGCTTTATCGCCGGTTTTTAACTGAAGACGTCCTTTTAACAATTTGATCCATGGTGCTTTGGTATTCCCTGCATCGGCAGCAGTAGCCCATTCCAATGCCTGTTTTGCATCTTTATTGTTTGCGTAGTAATATTGGGCAGCCTGGAAATAAGGTTTTTTCTCGCCTTTCATAGCCTGATCAATACTGGCCATTACCGTTGCATCTACCTCGGTGGTCATGTCTACACTCAATGCGGTATTTTCCCACATCAGTTGTAATTGTGCAGAAGAGGTCTGTACGTTTGCAAATTGTATGGTAAAGGTTTCTACTTTTTCTTTTATCTTGGTTGCCTTAACTTTTATTCTTAGTACATCATCTGCCTCTTTGTACTCGTAAGCTCCCCATTGTTTTGCGCCTTTGTTAAAGATCACGGTCCATTCGTTCTCCCCAGGGATAGTAAACAGTCCGTAATCGCCGGCGGCCAGTTCTTTGCCCCCAACTTTTACAGGCTCAGTAAAGCTGATGACAGTTGCTGAGTTTGCTCCTGTACGCCATACACTTCCGTAAGGTTCCAGTCCGCCAAAAATTTTGCGGCCTTTAACATTCGGGCGTGAATAGCTAAGTGTGATTTTACCTAAGCCAAATTCCTGGGTGATGGTTTGGCTGCTGCTGGCCTGGGGCATTTTGATGCCTTGGGCCTGAAGATCAGTGTTCAATGCTACTGCTAAAGCCAGTACGAACATTGCTTTAAATGTTGTTTTCATCAGTTTGATTTTTGTTTTTTTAATTGTTGATGAGCTATCATCAGTCTGGTGATTTGTTGTTGCAAACCTAAACTCATGATGGTTCATTGGACTGTAAGTTTTGTGGATACTAAATTACGCTTATGATTCCTTATTCTATATTAAATGTGACATCTTCCTGTTATTTGACGAATAAATTAGAAAATCGTCTTAAATTAGCCTGCATGGTTAATCTAAGTCATATGTTCTTCGGCAATACAGGCCCAAAGCATACATTCTCTGCGTCTTGTTTATTTCTGGTATTGTTTATCCAGGTAACGGTAGTTGGTGCCCAGGAAGTTGAAAAAGGTGTGTCCAGAAAACTGGCCCTATACAGAAAATCGGTTTTGAGCAAGGTAAATTACGCGCTTGAACTGGATATCCCGAAAGAAAAGGCAAAGGAGATCATGGCGCGGGAGACCGTAACATTTGACCTGGCTGAAAACAAGCAGCCCTTGCAGCTGGATTTTAAGGAGGATAAAGCGAAACTGCTGAAATTGCATGTCAATGGCCGTGCGATGCCGGTGGTACACAGTAATGAACATATTGTGGTTGATGCTGAGCATTTAAAACAGGGTACCAACCGGATTGGCCTGGAATTTCAGGCAGGTGAATCGGCATTGAACAGGAACGCGGATTACCTCTATGCCTTGTTTGTGCCCGACAGGGCCAGGACCGTGTTCCCTTGTTTTGATCAGCCTGATATCAAAGCTACCTACGATTTGACCCTTAAAGTGGCGGCCGACTGGAAAGCTATGGCCAATGCCCCGGTGAAAGCGGTTACTGAGCTGGGCGGTCGCAAAACCTACCAGTTTGAGACTTCCGATACCCTGAGCACCTATCTTTTCTCTTTTGTAGCCGGAAACTTTAAGGAAACAAATGGTATGGTAAGTAGCATGAAGACTGATTTTTTATACCGGGAGACAGACAGTGCAAAGATAAAATACAGTATGAACGATATTTTTAAGATTCATACAGATGCGTTGAAATATTTTGAGCAATGGACAACCATACCTTATCCTTTTAAAAAATTTGGCTTTGCGGCCATTCCTGATTTTCAGTTTGGCGGTATGGAACATGTTGGGGTGGTGCACTATAAAGCCTCTTCGCTGTTTTTAGATGGGACAGCCACAAAAGACCAGTTGAATTCGAGAAACAACCTGATTGCCCATGAAACGGCACACATGTGGTTTGGCGATCTGGTGACCATGGACTGGTTTAGCGATGTATGGATGAAGGAAGTATTTGCCAATTTTATGGCCGATAAAAGTACAGCAGGAAATACAGGAAAGGATGCCTTTGACCTTAAATTCCTGGTTGACCATGTGCCTGCTGCTTATGGGGTAGACCGCACGCAAGGGGCGAATCCCATCCGCCAGGACCTGGATAACCTGAAAGATGCCGGGACTTTGTATGGCAATATCATTTACCATAAGGCGCCCATTATGATGCAGCAGCTGGAGCGTTTAATGGGGAAAGATAAGTTTCAGCAGGGCGTAAGGGAATACCTGAAAAAGTTTGCGAACAGCAATGCTTCCTGGCCAGACCTGATCAGCATTCTGGATAAATATGCTGATGCCGACCTGCAGCAATGGAATAAAGTATGGGTAAATGAGAGCGGCAGGCCTGTGATTGATTACCACATTGAAAAAAAAGGAGATAAGATCGAAAAGTTTATGGTTAAACAACGCCCTGAATATGGGCAGGACAGGATATGGCCACAGCTTTTTGAACTGACCTTATATTATGCAGGCAGGAGTAAAGAAGTGACCGTTAATTTAAATGCAGGGGAGGTTGAGGTAAAAGCCTTACAGGGCATGGCTGTTCCTGATTTTGTATTGTTCAATTCATCCGGACAAGGCTATGGGGTATGGCCGGTTGACCGGGCCATGTTTAACCGCCTGCAGGGCATGGACAAAGCGCTGCACCGGGCATCGGCCTATGTTTCACTTTATGAAAACATGCTGAACGGCAGGTCCGTAAAACCCCTGGAACTGCTGGACCTTTTAGCAGGCTGTATCAGTAAGGAAAAAGAGGAACTGAACCTGAAACTGATTACCGGTTATATAGGGACAATTTACTGGGAGTTTATTTCCGGGCAGGAGCGTACCGGTATTTATAAATTGCTGGAGGAAAAAATATGGAAGGCTATGCTTGCACAGCAACAGCCGAACCATAGGAAATTGCTTTTTAAGACGTACCAGGATGTGTTTCTGAGTAAACAGGCCATGGATAAGCTGTATGCGGTCTGGAAAAAGCAGGAAGCCCCGCAAAACGTCAAACTTTCTGAAGATGACTATACTTCGCTTGCTTTTGCGCTTGCACTCAGGGAAGGACATGAGCCCGGTATCCTGAAAGCACAGCTGGGGCGCATCAGCAATGCAGACCGGAAAACACGCTTTGAATTTATCATGCCTGCGGTATCTTCAGATCTGGCGGAAAGAGATGCGTTTTTTGCCCGGCTGGAGCAACGGAGCAACAGAAGCAAGGAGGCGAATGTGAGTACAGCATTGTATTACCTGCATCACCCATTAAGGCAGCAGACTTCGCTGAAGTACCTGCAAAAGAGCCTGGACCTTCTGGAAGAGATCCAGGCTACAGGAGATATCTTTTTTCCTCAGAACTGGCTGCAGCCTATTCTTGGCTATTACCAGGACAAGCAAGCTGCAGAAATTGTGAACGGGTTTTTAACTGCACATCCTGATTATAATTCTAAACTGAAGGCCAAGCTGCTGCAGGCAGCGGATAACCTGTTCAGGGCAAGGAAACTATTGAATGGGCTGTAAGGGCAGGTCTTTATAAGTAATTTTTAGCTGCTGGACAGTATTGTTCCGGGTGATGCTCATTTTCGAAGGATAGCGCTCTGCGTTGTATTCATAGCTGAAACTGAGCTGATCTGCCCCTGTGCCAGACCTGAGGTAAGAAAGGATATTGTTTGGGGCAGATGGGAGAAACCAATGCTCAGATTCGAGCGCAAATAACCAGTTGTTGCTGATGTGCGTAGCGATTCCTTTGTGATCATCGAAGGTGTATTTTACAGTGCTGGTCTGGTCCGGGTAATTCAGTATAGAAACATCGCTCAGATTTCCTGAAGAATGGTAGGTCATACTGTGTAATTTCACAGGATTATTGGTGCTGCTATGATATTTTATTTCAGCAGGCAGATTATTGCTATTGTATTGAAACGTATAATCTCCCTGGGGAATATAACCATCCAATACATGGTCATAATTGAACAAAACTGCCCTTTTTATGCTTTGTGCATTGTCTTTTTCATAAAATACAGTACGGTACAAAGTTCCGTTCTTAAACTTTTCCAGCTTTGAGGGCTTTTGATCCGTGGTATAGGAGATCAGTGTTTTGTTCCCGTTATTCTCCTCTATGGCGGTAAGTAAATTTGAATTTTCTTTGTATTTCAGGTTGATGATTAACCCATCGGTTTCCAGCTTTACCGGGACGTATGCTTTTTCTGGTTCTTTTTGTGGAGGGTCCTCTGTTTTCCGGACTTTGTTTTTTTTACAGGCGATGATCAGTAAGAGCATAAAAATAGCTGAGAGACGTAAACATTGTTTTAAAGTGTTCATTGTTCAGTGGTTTTATGAAAAAATCAGTTAACTATTGTAAAGCTAGACATGTTCATCGTTATTATAAACAAAAATTTCTTTAAAAATTAATTTATATTTCTTTGAAGGAAAATATATAATTCTGTAGTTTTTTGCAGCGTTCTAGGAATGATTACAAAAAAAGCATGACCTGCTTTAAAAAATGTGAATTTTATGATCGATTTTTCCATTGAAAAGCAGTTTTTTTAAATAGATAAGGCTTACTTTTACAGCAGAATTCTTTTAGCACATAACGTTTATTAAAATGGACGATTTTTTAGCTGCCCGCCTCCAGATGGCCTTTTCCTTAGGCTTTCACATTGTTTTTGCTTGTATAGGTATGGTAATGCCTTTTTTTATGACAGTAGCGCATTTTTACTGGCTAAAAACCAGGAAGGTAGTTTACCGCGACGTAACCAAGGCCTGGAGTAAAGGAGTGGCTATTTTTTTTGCCACGGGAGCAGTGTCGGGCACGGTATTGTCGTTCGAACTCGGCCTGCTCTGGCCCAAATTTATGGAGCACGCCGGACCGATATTTGGAATGCCGTTTTCTTTAGAGGGGACGGCATTTTTTATTGAAGCGATAGCCCTTGGCTTTTACCTTTACGGTTGGAATAAGCTCAATCCCTGGTTTCACTGGGTAACGGGTGTGGTAGTTGGGATCAGTGGTCTGGCATCGGGTATTTTGGTGGTTGCAGCCAATGCCTGGATGAACAGTCCGGCCGGCTTTGATTATATCGACGGGCAGTACCTGAATATAGATCCGGTAAAAGCGATGTTTAATGAAGCCTGGTTTTCGCAATCGCTGCACATGTGTGTGGCTGCATTTGTGTCTACAGGTTTTGCTGTTGCAGGGGTTCATGCCCTCATGATCTTAAAGGGCAAAAACATTATATTTCACAGTAAGGCTTTTAAGATAGCTGCTGTATTTGCAACTGTAGCGGCCTGCTT
It encodes the following:
- a CDS encoding cytochrome ubiquinol oxidase subunit I, which encodes MDDFLAARLQMAFSLGFHIVFACIGMVMPFFMTVAHFYWLKTRKVVYRDVTKAWSKGVAIFFATGAVSGTVLSFELGLLWPKFMEHAGPIFGMPFSLEGTAFFIEAIALGFYLYGWNKLNPWFHWVTGVVVGISGLASGILVVAANAWMNSPAGFDYIDGQYLNIDPVKAMFNEAWFSQSLHMCVAAFVSTGFAVAGVHALMILKGKNIIFHSKAFKIAAVFATVAACLQPISGDISAKDVAKRQPEKLAAMEAHFHTERNAPLIIGGIPDTAARKVDYAIRIPGLLSLMATGDFNGEVKGLDQVPQDEQPPVAVTHYAFQIMVGLGMAMVLLAILYFIALWKQKHWLNSKWLLKLFVVATPMGFIALEAGWTVTEVGRQPWIIRGVMRTADAVTPMPGIAYSFYLFTAVYISLSIIVSLLLHRQISMVGKLYDSTSDQSKS